The following proteins are co-located in the Armatimonadota bacterium genome:
- a CDS encoding DUF881 domain-containing protein: protein MRASGRSLQAVLGVVLLAVGFLVTWQLRAEYAIRQRLRIPSQRLEELGFLLQEQARHRERLESEIAQLRKQLERYADAASRERAVLAAMRQRLVELQALSGVRAVRGPGVVVEVRDSARALQPGDDPNLTLIHYTDLHAIMATLWAAGAEAMALNGERVAPTTGLSCVGTTILCNTKRIAPPYVIAAIGDPDRLLSALRAPDSPLGLLLAFEFPVTVRRVNQLELPAYRGSFQFRFAKPEAEGGR from the coding sequence GTGCGTGCGTCCGGGAGGAGTCTCCAAGCCGTCCTGGGGGTCGTCCTGCTGGCCGTGGGGTTCCTGGTCACCTGGCAGCTGCGGGCAGAGTATGCCATCCGGCAGCGACTCCGGATCCCCTCCCAGCGGCTGGAGGAGCTCGGGTTCCTCCTCCAGGAACAGGCGCGCCACCGGGAACGGCTGGAATCGGAGATCGCCCAGCTGCGCAAGCAGCTGGAGCGCTACGCGGACGCCGCGTCCAGGGAACGGGCCGTGCTGGCGGCCATGCGCCAACGGCTTGTGGAACTCCAAGCCCTGAGCGGGGTCCGGGCGGTCCGCGGTCCTGGGGTGGTGGTGGAGGTGCGGGACAGCGCCCGCGCCCTCCAGCCCGGAGACGACCCGAACCTCACCCTCATCCACTACACGGACCTCCACGCGATCATGGCGACCCTCTGGGCGGCGGGGGCGGAGGCGATGGCCCTGAACGGCGAGCGGGTGGCCCCCACCACCGGGCTGAGCTGCGTGGGCACCACCATCCTGTGCAACACGAAGCGGATCGCCCCCCCCTACGTCATCGCGGCCATCGGAGATCCCGATCGGCTCCTCAGCGCCCTGCGGGCACCTGACAGCCCGCTCGGGTTGTTGCTGGCCTTCGAGTTTCCGGTGACGGTGCGCCGGGTGAACCAGCTGGAGCTGCCGGCCTACCGGGGGAGCTTCCAGTTCCGGTTCGCGAAGCCGGAGGCGGAGGGGGGGCGATGA
- a CDS encoding small basic family protein has translation MRMWVPLIGLLLGVLLGLALRVEIPLGFVKYTAIAVLAALDTLLGGFRAQLEGRFDLVVFTSGFLVNASVAALLAAIGDLLGVDIYLGAVIVFSMRILQNVSLIRRDLLRPFVREGPPWTPGGPQWVPQDPERRPESG, from the coding sequence ATGAGGATGTGGGTTCCGCTGATCGGCCTGCTGCTGGGGGTGCTCCTGGGGCTGGCGCTCCGGGTGGAGATCCCCCTGGGGTTCGTGAAGTACACGGCCATCGCGGTCCTGGCGGCCCTGGACACCCTCCTGGGAGGGTTTCGGGCGCAGCTGGAAGGGCGGTTTGATCTGGTGGTGTTCACCAGCGGGTTCCTGGTGAACGCCTCGGTCGCCGCCCTCCTGGCAGCCATCGGGGACCTGCTGGGCGTGGACATCTACCTGGGGGCCGTGATCGTGTTCAGCATGAGGATCCTGCAGAACGTGAGCCTGATCCGGCGGGATCTGCTGCGGCCCTTCGTGCGGGAGGGCCCGCCCTGGACCCCCGGAGGCCCGCAGTGGGTTCCTCAAGATCCGGAGCGACGACCCGAATCGGGATAG
- a CDS encoding phosphoglycerate kinase, whose translation MRKKTVRDIEVRGKRVLVRVDFNVPLEEGRITDDRRIRESLPTLRYLLDQGATVILASHLGRPGGKAIPSLRLRPVGERLKELLDREVRVLEDCVGPEVEEAVRNAPPGSVLLLENLRFHPEEEANDPEFARSLAGLAEVFVLDAFGTAHRAHASTVGVARYLPAVAGLLLEKELRYLGQVLEAPERPFVAVLGGKKVSDKIGVIRNLLARADALLIGGAMAYTFLRAQGYATGASLVEEEKLSLARELLEEARRERVAFLLPTDVVVADRISEDARVKVVPVQEIPEGWIGVDIGPQTARRFAEEIRQARTVVWNGPMGVFEISPFAAGTRAVAEAVATCPGTTVVGGGDTAAALERFGLADRVDHVSTGGGASLEFLEGRELPGVTALLDP comes from the coding sequence GTGCGGAAGAAGACGGTCCGGGACATCGAGGTCCGCGGAAAACGGGTGCTCGTGCGGGTGGACTTCAACGTCCCCCTGGAGGAAGGCCGGATCACGGATGATCGCCGGATCCGGGAGTCCCTTCCTACCCTCCGGTACCTTCTCGACCAAGGAGCCACCGTGATCCTGGCCTCGCACCTGGGTCGGCCAGGCGGGAAAGCGATTCCCTCCCTGCGTCTGCGTCCGGTGGGGGAGCGGTTGAAGGAGCTCCTGGACCGGGAGGTGCGGGTGCTGGAGGACTGCGTGGGACCTGAGGTGGAAGAGGCGGTCCGGAACGCGCCACCCGGCAGCGTCCTCCTCCTGGAGAACCTCCGGTTCCACCCGGAGGAGGAGGCGAACGACCCGGAGTTCGCCCGGTCCCTCGCGGGTCTTGCGGAGGTATTCGTGCTGGACGCCTTTGGAACCGCCCACCGGGCCCACGCCTCCACCGTGGGGGTGGCCCGGTACCTCCCGGCCGTGGCCGGGTTGTTGCTGGAGAAGGAGCTCCGCTACCTCGGGCAAGTCCTGGAAGCCCCGGAGCGGCCCTTCGTGGCCGTCCTGGGGGGCAAGAAGGTCTCGGACAAAATCGGCGTCATCCGGAATCTGCTCGCCCGTGCGGATGCGCTCCTCATCGGAGGCGCCATGGCCTACACGTTCCTCCGCGCGCAAGGGTATGCCACAGGTGCCTCCCTCGTGGAGGAGGAAAAGCTTTCCCTGGCCCGCGAACTCCTGGAGGAGGCCCGACGGGAACGCGTAGCCTTCCTGCTTCCCACGGATGTGGTGGTGGCGGACCGGATTTCGGAGGACGCGCGGGTGAAGGTGGTCCCCGTGCAGGAGATCCCCGAAGGGTGGATCGGGGTGGACATCGGACCCCAGACGGCTCGACGCTTCGCGGAGGAGATCCGCCAAGCCCGTACCGTGGTGTGGAACGGGCCCATGGGGGTGTTCGAAATCTCCCCCTTCGCCGCGGGCACCCGGGCGGTCGCGGAAGCGGTGGCCACCTGCCCGGGGACCACCGTGGTGGGCGGCGGGGACACCGCGGCCGCCCTGGAGCGGTTCGGACTCGCGGACCGGGTCGATCATGTGAGCACGGGCGGCGGCGCCTCCCTGGAGTTCCTGGAGGGGCGAGAACTTCCGGGCGTCACCGCTCTCCTGGACCCATGA
- the secG gene encoding preprotein translocase subunit SecG, protein MHTAILILHFLLAALAVGLVLLQGPKGEGLGAIGGSARLFHGPKPRETFFTRTTAIVSVLFALSSVYLAFVR, encoded by the coding sequence ATGCACACCGCGATCCTGATCCTGCACTTCCTCTTGGCGGCCCTAGCCGTGGGGCTTGTGCTCCTGCAGGGTCCCAAGGGGGAGGGACTGGGGGCCATCGGCGGGAGCGCCCGGTTGTTCCACGGCCCCAAACCCCGGGAGACCTTCTTCACCCGCACCACGGCCATCGTCTCGGTCCTATTCGCCCTGAGCTCCGTCTACCTTGCCTTCGTCCGGTAG
- a CDS encoding V-type ATP synthase subunit D: MPELVSPTRMNLLQRKNQLRVALQGVDLLKRKRDALVAEFFQVVRQALEARDRLNAACERAYIILSLAKAVEGRQALEAAALVERRPVLVDIEIRNIWGIKVPEVRVQRIRRSFLERGLSPTAVSMRTLESTEAFERVLDAILEVASTELRLRKIGEEIKKTTRRVNALEQVVIPRIRAEIRYINDVLEQRAREDVFRLKRIKKKLESRQG, encoded by the coding sequence ATGCCGGAACTCGTAAGCCCTACCCGGATGAACCTCCTGCAGCGCAAGAACCAGCTGCGGGTGGCGCTGCAGGGAGTGGATCTCCTCAAGCGCAAGCGGGATGCATTGGTGGCGGAGTTCTTCCAGGTGGTCCGACAGGCCCTGGAGGCCCGGGATCGCCTGAACGCCGCGTGCGAGAGGGCGTACATCATCCTGAGCCTGGCAAAGGCGGTGGAAGGACGTCAGGCCCTGGAGGCGGCGGCCCTGGTGGAGCGGCGTCCGGTGCTGGTGGACATCGAGATCCGGAACATCTGGGGCATCAAGGTGCCGGAGGTCCGGGTACAGCGGATTCGCCGATCCTTCCTGGAGCGGGGACTCAGCCCCACCGCGGTGAGCATGCGGACCCTGGAGAGCACGGAGGCCTTCGAGCGGGTCCTGGACGCCATTCTGGAGGTGGCCAGCACCGAGCTGCGGCTGCGCAAGATCGGGGAGGAGATCAAGAAGACCACCCGCCGGGTGAACGCCCTGGAGCAGGTGGTGATCCCCCGGATCCGGGCCGAGATCCGGTACATCAACGACGTCCTGGAGCAGCGGGCCCGGGAGGACGTCTTCCGGCTCAAGCGCATCAAGAAGAAGCTGGAATCCAGGCAGGGTTGA
- the gap gene encoding type I glyceraldehyde-3-phosphate dehydrogenase, whose translation MVRVGINGFGRIGRQALKAMLQRAADVLEVVAINDLVDAEMNAYLFKYDSNYGVYPGTVAVRNGNLVIDGREIRVFREREPGAIPWREVGVELVLESTGLFTDAKRAAAHLEAGARRVIISAPAKNEDITIVLGVNEDRYDPARHRIVSNASCTTNGLAPVARVLHEEFGIEKGILTTVHAYTNTQRLLDVAAREMRDARAAALNIVPSETGAARAVGLVIPDLQGKFTGMAFRVPTSTVSVIDFTVLLRRDVTREEINAVMKRWSEERMPEILGYTEEPLVSSDLKGDPRSSIFSAPDTLVVGGNLAKVVSWYDNEWGYACRCADLAKLMAERGI comes from the coding sequence ATGGTTCGCGTGGGGATCAACGGGTTCGGGCGGATCGGGCGCCAGGCCCTGAAGGCCATGCTCCAGCGGGCGGCGGACGTGCTGGAAGTGGTGGCCATCAACGACCTCGTAGACGCGGAGATGAACGCGTATCTCTTCAAGTACGACTCCAACTACGGCGTCTATCCCGGCACCGTGGCCGTCCGCAACGGGAACCTGGTGATCGACGGGCGGGAGATCCGGGTTTTCCGGGAGCGGGAACCCGGTGCCATCCCCTGGCGGGAGGTGGGGGTGGAGCTCGTCCTGGAGAGCACGGGACTGTTTACGGACGCGAAGCGGGCCGCGGCCCACCTGGAGGCGGGTGCCAGGCGGGTGATCATCTCCGCCCCTGCCAAGAACGAGGACATCACCATCGTGCTGGGCGTGAACGAGGACCGTTACGATCCTGCTCGGCACCGCATCGTTTCCAACGCTTCCTGCACCACGAACGGGCTTGCCCCCGTGGCCCGGGTGCTGCACGAGGAGTTCGGCATCGAGAAGGGAATCCTCACCACCGTGCACGCGTACACAAACACCCAGCGCCTTCTGGACGTGGCCGCCCGGGAGATGCGGGACGCCCGGGCCGCGGCCCTGAACATCGTGCCCAGCGAGACCGGCGCGGCCCGCGCCGTGGGGCTCGTGATCCCCGATCTCCAAGGGAAATTCACGGGGATGGCCTTCCGTGTGCCCACGAGCACCGTCTCCGTCATCGACTTCACCGTCCTGCTGCGACGGGATGTGACCCGGGAGGAGATCAACGCGGTCATGAAGCGCTGGAGCGAGGAGCGCATGCCGGAGATCTTGGGCTACACGGAGGAGCCCCTGGTCAGCAGCGATCTCAAGGGAGACCCCCGTTCCTCCATCTTCAGCGCCCCCGACACCCTGGTGGTGGGCGGGAACCTCGCGAAGGTGGTGTCCTGGTACGACAACGAATGGGGCTATGCCTGCCGGTGCGCGGATCTGGCGAAGCTCATGGCGGAGCGGGGGATCTAG
- a CDS encoding 4a-hydroxytetrahydrobiopterin dehydratase, whose product MSVLAELKCTACRGDEPPLTDAQIAELHPQVPDWHVVEREGVKRLERTFKFRDFREALAFANRVGELAEEEGHHPALLVEWGRVTVSWWTHKIRGLHRNDFIMAAKTDAAYRERET is encoded by the coding sequence ATGAGCGTGCTCGCGGAGCTGAAGTGCACCGCCTGCCGGGGGGATGAGCCCCCTCTCACGGACGCGCAGATCGCGGAACTCCACCCCCAGGTTCCTGATTGGCACGTGGTGGAGCGGGAGGGGGTGAAGCGGCTGGAGCGCACCTTTAAGTTTCGCGACTTCCGGGAGGCCCTGGCGTTCGCCAACCGGGTGGGGGAGCTCGCGGAGGAGGAGGGACACCACCCTGCCCTCCTGGTGGAGTGGGGCCGGGTCACCGTGAGCTGGTGGACCCACAAGATCCGGGGGCTACACCGCAACGACTTCATCATGGCCGCGAAGACGGACGCCGCGTACCGGGAGAGGGAGACCTGA
- the tpiA gene encoding triose-phosphate isomerase, protein MSRTPLIAANWKMYKTRQEAVKFLKAALPDLAAVEGVEVAICPPFTALETVGRLLAGTPVRLGAQNLHWERQGAFTGEISPLMLAELGCTYVIVGHSERRRWFGETDERVRRKVRAAFDAGLVPILCVGETLEERQAGQTESRVLEQVTEAVADLSSEEAGKLVLAYEPVWAIGTGHAATGEEANRVIGILRGYLERRFGEAARWIRIQYGGSVRASNAAEFLAQPEVDGALVGGASLDPAEFVGIVRAASSPRPGQGLL, encoded by the coding sequence ATGAGCCGGACACCGCTCATCGCCGCGAACTGGAAGATGTACAAGACCCGCCAGGAGGCGGTCAAGTTCCTGAAGGCTGCGCTCCCGGATCTCGCGGCCGTGGAAGGTGTGGAGGTGGCCATCTGCCCGCCCTTCACGGCCCTGGAGACCGTGGGGCGCCTGCTCGCGGGAACGCCCGTGCGGCTGGGCGCTCAGAACCTACACTGGGAGCGACAGGGCGCCTTCACGGGCGAGATCTCCCCCCTCATGCTCGCGGAGCTGGGCTGCACCTACGTGATCGTGGGACACTCCGAGAGGCGCCGGTGGTTCGGGGAGACGGACGAGCGGGTTCGGCGGAAGGTGCGGGCGGCCTTCGACGCGGGACTCGTGCCCATCCTGTGCGTGGGGGAGACGTTGGAGGAACGGCAAGCAGGCCAGACGGAGTCCCGGGTGCTGGAGCAGGTGACGGAGGCCGTGGCGGACCTCTCATCGGAGGAGGCCGGGAAGCTGGTGCTGGCCTACGAGCCCGTGTGGGCCATCGGAACCGGACATGCGGCCACGGGGGAGGAGGCGAACCGGGTCATCGGGATCCTCCGGGGGTATCTTGAACGCCGTTTCGGGGAGGCTGCCCGGTGGATCCGGATTCAGTACGGAGGCAGCGTGCGGGCGAGCAACGCCGCGGAATTCCTGGCCCAACCGGAGGTGGACGGAGCGCTCGTAGGAGGCGCGAGCCTGGACCCCGCGGAGTTCGTGGGGATCGTGCGGGCGGCGTCCTCGCCCCGTCCCGGACAGGGGCTTCTCTAG